Proteins encoded in a region of the Cheilinus undulatus linkage group 8, ASM1832078v1, whole genome shotgun sequence genome:
- the si:ch211-261d7.6 gene encoding zinc finger and SCAN domain-containing protein 2 isoform X2, whose protein sequence is MDGAAAAVRRDGDGNKPHDGNPAAEDSACPPTEDTERDGVFCCQDCGEAFREEAAYSEHRHQHVQGNVNSDKQFDIFYDAKKDREMANVCTLCSISFVEPSEFHSHMEQKHGETSQKDFHLQINPGTKHPPTYECPECGKCYGVYGHFLNHQRSHSQASKSVFHDLEHLKKKSFQCESCGRSYSRASALDAHRRCHEEKLVKARNRNSGDSFPTEESTVETKPTENQAEHQQQQQNITPEKLFKCPCGKEFTASMRLKTHQRFSRNSICAPEDMKDKPKKICSGFHCNVCDKAFSSHIALYNHQKWHAKLSNDPAKKYTCELCGKVFMTLTFYDRHQRTAHSDETPAKSFLHQVCQLQKKAFECKDCGLKFSRASALQAHQLHHTENFRETEKPGQTFRPPQHNSLESERKETEQQQGGSKSVHPISVAEEALHVNETDEEVESYEPGDFNVQVISASESEDEPAQDVNPDLELLCESDQEQKDDCDAEVSSSTVFSKPDMDLKIVQIDFDQADGQCAPIEPVNYTTEERFDCPDCYRWFTSASSLRVHRMWHSIRKRRQQAQVKQSNLTCKDCGLKFADLKVFMNHLHQHALEEEEEVERGENGENNNEEQLDRDGGSNMSSSLQRNPSDKVPGVGGASFSMKKKHKKVHSCVTCGKVYLYLSSYTKHLKMHNKKAPASKVAQTLNKHECPECGISFFRKARLLGHMRIHRSGIPSNSGYLRCDQCNKNFSSEKSWVAHFELHEQRPFWCLSCSKGFFSEQTLEKHLQSHSLKKHSCNICNKSFRLHTELKHHYNAHSGAKPFLCNICGKAFSHPGNMFSHRKKHGRVLAGSSGLPVGFKKPFVPKMLGVEKHTPALNSTEQEGGASMNELPGKENCMEVVKANKPCESQSLDSAGSDGKDEFRSETRKQKGEMEIQDAMVFNEHEYWEWECCVCDMGFDEVGKLHMHYKKHATGELPIPHNGSLA, encoded by the exons GGGATGGGGTTTTCTGCTGTCAGGATTGTGGAGAAGCCTTCAGAGAGGAGGCAGCCTACTCGGAGCATCGCCATCAGCACGTGCAAGGAAATGTTAATTCAGACAAACAGTTTGATATTTTCTATGATGCCAAAAAGGACAGAGAAATGGCTAATGTCTGCACTTTGTGTTCAATATCATTTGTTGAACCAAGTGAGTTTCACTCACACatggagcaaaaacatggagaaacctCCCAAAAAGACTTTCATCTTCAGATAAATCCTGGGACAAAACATCCACCTACATATGAATGTCCTGAGTGTGGGAAATGCTATGGTGTATATGGGCACTTTCTCAACCATCAGCGCTCACACTCACAGGCCTCCAAATCAGTTTTTCATGACCTTGAACATTTGAAAAAGAAGTCATTTCAGTGCGAGTCTTGTGGCCGCAGTTATTCCCGTGCTTCAGCTCTTGATGCACACCGTCGTTGTCATGAGGAAAAGCTAGTCAAAGCACGAAACAGGAATTCTGGAGATTCATTTCCCACTGAGGAGTCAACGGTTGAAACCAAGCCTACCGAAAACCAGGCAGAacatcagcaacaacaacaaaacatcaCTCCTGAAAAACTTTTCAAGTGCCCATGTGGTAAAGAATTCACTGCTTCAATGCGCCTTAAAACACATCAGAGATTCAGCCGCAACAGTATATGCGCTCCAGAGGACATGAAAGACAAACCAAAGAAAATCTGCAGTGGATTTCACTGCAATGTGTGTGATAAGGCTTTTAGTAGCCATATAGCCCTCTACAATCATCAGAAATGGCATGCGAAGCTCTCAAATGATCCTGCAAAAAAGTATACATGTGAATTATGTGGAAAAGTATTTATGACACTGACGTTTTACGACAGGCATCAGCGCACAGCTCACAGTGATGAGACCCCAGCCAAGTCCTTTCTTCATCAAGTGTGTCAGCTACAGAAGAAGGCATTTGAATGTAAAGACTGTGGGCTAAAGTTCTCCAGGGCTTCAGCACTTCAGGCCCATCAGCTCCATCACACAGAGAAtttcagagaaacagagaagCCGGGTCAAACTTTCCGCCCTCCTCAACACAACAGCctggaaagtgaaagaaaagaaactgaGCAGCAACAAGGGGGGTCAAAAAGTGTGCACCCTATCAGCGTGGCCGAAGAAGCCTTGCATGTAAATGAGACTGATGAAGAAGTTGAAAGTTATGAACCTGGGGACTTCAACGTACAGGTGATAAGTGCAAGTGAATCTGAGGATGAACCGGCCCAAGATGTGAACCCTGATCTGGAGCTGCTGTGTGAATCAGATCAGGAACAGAAAGACGACTGTGACGCTGAGGTTTCCTCCAGCACAGTCTTTTCAAAGCCAGACatggatttgaaaattgtaCAGATTGACTTTGACCAAGCTGATGGGCAGTGTGCACCAATAGAACCTGTGAATTACACAACGGAGGAAAGATTTGATTGCCCTGATTGTTACCGTTGGTTCACTAGTGCTTCATCACTACGCGTTCACAGAATGTGGCACAGCATTCGTAAGAGAAGACAACAGGCTCAAG TCAAACAGAGCAACCTTACATGCAAAGATTGTGGACTGAAGTTTGCAGACCTAAAGGTTTTTATGAATCACCTGCATCAGCATGCcctggaagaagaggaggaagtggAGAGAGGGGAGAATGGGGAGAACAACAATGAGGAACAACTGGACAGAGATGGAGGCTCAAACATGAGCAGTTCACTGCAAAGAAACCCCTCAGACAAAGTACCAGGGGTTGGAGGTGCCAGTTTCTCTATGAAGAAGAAACATAAGAAGGTTCATTCTTGTGTTACATGTGGTAAGGTTTATTTGTACCTCTCATCatatacaaaacatttaaagatgcATAACAAAAAGGCTCCTGCAAGTAAAGTTGCCCAGACCTTAAATAAACATGAGTGTCCAGAGTGTGGGATTAGCTTTTTCAGGAAAGCCCGGCTACTTGGCCACATGAGAATTCACAGGTCAGGCATACCATCAAACTCAGGATATCTTAGATGTGATCAGTGTAACAAAAACTTCAGCTCCGAGAAGTCATGGGTGGCTCATTTTGAGCTCCATGAACAAAGACCATTTTGGTGTCTTAGTTGTTCCAAAGGGTTTTTCTCTGAACAGACACTAGAAAAACACCTGCAGAGTCACAGCCTGAAGAAACATTCATGCAATATTTGCAACAAGAGCTTCCGTCTGCATACAGAGCTGAAGCATCACTACAACGCCCACTCTGGAGCTAAACCTTTCCTGTGTAATATCTGCGGGAAAGCCTTTTCCCATCctggaaatatgttttcacaTCGCAAAAAGCATGGCAGAGTTCTTGCTGGTTCCAGTGGGCTGCCTGTAGGTTTTAAGAAACCATTTGTTCCCAAGATGCTAGGGGTTGAAAAGCATACACCTGCCCTCAATAGCACCGAACAAGAAGGGGGTGCAAGCATGAATGAGCTGCCAGGAAAAGAAAACTGCATGGAAGTTGTCAAGGCTAACAAGCCTTGTGAATCACAATCACTTGACTCTGCAGGCAGTGATGGAAAAGATGAGTTCAGATCAGAAACCAGAAAGCAGAAGGGTGAGATGGAGATACAAGATGCAATGGTGTTCAATGAGCATGAATATTGGGAGTGGGAATGTTGTGTTTGTGATATGGGCTTTGATGAAGTAGGAAAGCTGCACATGCATTATAAGAAACATGCTACCGGTGAACTGCCAATACCACATAATGGTTCTTTGGCCTGA
- the si:ch211-261d7.6 gene encoding zinc finger protein 91 isoform X1: MDGAAAAVRRDGDGNKPHDGNPAAEDSACPPTEDTERDGVFCCQDCGEAFREEAAYSEHRHQHVQGNVNSDKQFDIFYDAKKDREMANVCTLCSISFVEPSEFHSHMEQKHGETSQKDFHLQINPGTKHPPTYECPECGKCYGVYGHFLNHQRSHSQASKSVFHDLEHLKKKSFQCESCGRSYSRASALDAHRRCHEEKLVKARNRNSGDSFPTEESTVETKPTENQAEHQQQQQNITPEKLFKCPCGKEFTASMRLKTHQRFSRNSICAPEDMKDKPKKICSGFHCNVCDKAFSSHIALYNHQKWHAKLSNDPAKKYTCELCGKVFMTLTFYDRHQRTAHSDETPAKSFLHQVCQLQKKAFECKDCGLKFSRASALQAHQLHHTENFRETEKPGQTFRPPQHNSLESERKETEQQQGGSKSVHPISVAEEALHVNETDEEVESYEPGDFNVQVISASESEDEPAQDVNPDLELLCESDQEQKDDCDAEVSSSTVFSKPDMDLKIVQIDFDQADGQCAPIEPVNYTTEERFDCPDCYRWFTSASSLRVHRMWHSIRKRRQQAQGQSVAAHTCDTCGHQASSFAAHCSHIQQHMNQNTNNDVMYQTEGSEKRNLTCNECGKCFSRLSALVSHQLHHPKKKQFQCPDCMMSYSYAASLFNHMKNCSALKKENISTSKKEYNPKKTLLGPKIYHCEQCRKGFWSLGAYSHHKQNPIQCVDLMLRKGVSGSLHSVNGHSRSSIKVACPVCGRKFRHKGIMTLHMRKHENGNHKCELCNRSFRLFSSLLRHQVVHSEQLPPPIKSFQHQVEQLKKNTYSCPDCGKLFSRAKALQFHMKSHGYETAHSPSSPRSSVALEDLQCATCLAHFNNKASLKAHKKLCIKKESQVVDCMVEPSENDNLKNKSCMGDSTQQTSKKITVKYELKSEEQNLGNETSNMVNLRTNLKYKCKKCDRSFSVIGALNLHKRIHVEGRKPGVKPKLAMSVIKKFKQEDCSKGLFHCSDCGRRFMSNSALGSHKRWHREKKLSRSSLKDDDLKPTSHKTEGGPFQCNRCGKQFFNHCVLQRHQMFNPQCQTKTEPELDAHTRAINPELSCPKCKQTFVQHSLLAAHLENVHSKTLGAAHLQEDRLSLEDHVPGQVDVNFLKSESAPLTEKHKVHQCPFCSMTFAKARGLRAHKWQVHSKSTRGKNKIILGIKKPVAPSSEVSKTEEASVTENTVSAVESISVGEGEKKIRLDPSPVKLNISSGEHSSPTGASLEQKKVCSEVKPAPKQPIQTPDSMPDTSPSPARLSEHTAKCLYKCDKCGKAFQTKEQLGNHKTKAKSRPYCCALCCHGFWTENQLQQHLAWHDEVRCRLPSEVRFRLSTTLSSKPLKPIMPSADTKGKSFPSSSMNPDSLSHNSHKCQHCGKAFLSPSALQKHQTQHGNNDSYCCSICPRTFSEIQDLIDHHQECIGGYRRQSDAPAAVSSGDTNGLTCHECGATFSLETDFHQHYTEHARKGC, translated from the coding sequence GGGATGGGGTTTTCTGCTGTCAGGATTGTGGAGAAGCCTTCAGAGAGGAGGCAGCCTACTCGGAGCATCGCCATCAGCACGTGCAAGGAAATGTTAATTCAGACAAACAGTTTGATATTTTCTATGATGCCAAAAAGGACAGAGAAATGGCTAATGTCTGCACTTTGTGTTCAATATCATTTGTTGAACCAAGTGAGTTTCACTCACACatggagcaaaaacatggagaaacctCCCAAAAAGACTTTCATCTTCAGATAAATCCTGGGACAAAACATCCACCTACATATGAATGTCCTGAGTGTGGGAAATGCTATGGTGTATATGGGCACTTTCTCAACCATCAGCGCTCACACTCACAGGCCTCCAAATCAGTTTTTCATGACCTTGAACATTTGAAAAAGAAGTCATTTCAGTGCGAGTCTTGTGGCCGCAGTTATTCCCGTGCTTCAGCTCTTGATGCACACCGTCGTTGTCATGAGGAAAAGCTAGTCAAAGCACGAAACAGGAATTCTGGAGATTCATTTCCCACTGAGGAGTCAACGGTTGAAACCAAGCCTACCGAAAACCAGGCAGAacatcagcaacaacaacaaaacatcaCTCCTGAAAAACTTTTCAAGTGCCCATGTGGTAAAGAATTCACTGCTTCAATGCGCCTTAAAACACATCAGAGATTCAGCCGCAACAGTATATGCGCTCCAGAGGACATGAAAGACAAACCAAAGAAAATCTGCAGTGGATTTCACTGCAATGTGTGTGATAAGGCTTTTAGTAGCCATATAGCCCTCTACAATCATCAGAAATGGCATGCGAAGCTCTCAAATGATCCTGCAAAAAAGTATACATGTGAATTATGTGGAAAAGTATTTATGACACTGACGTTTTACGACAGGCATCAGCGCACAGCTCACAGTGATGAGACCCCAGCCAAGTCCTTTCTTCATCAAGTGTGTCAGCTACAGAAGAAGGCATTTGAATGTAAAGACTGTGGGCTAAAGTTCTCCAGGGCTTCAGCACTTCAGGCCCATCAGCTCCATCACACAGAGAAtttcagagaaacagagaagCCGGGTCAAACTTTCCGCCCTCCTCAACACAACAGCctggaaagtgaaagaaaagaaactgaGCAGCAACAAGGGGGGTCAAAAAGTGTGCACCCTATCAGCGTGGCCGAAGAAGCCTTGCATGTAAATGAGACTGATGAAGAAGTTGAAAGTTATGAACCTGGGGACTTCAACGTACAGGTGATAAGTGCAAGTGAATCTGAGGATGAACCGGCCCAAGATGTGAACCCTGATCTGGAGCTGCTGTGTGAATCAGATCAGGAACAGAAAGACGACTGTGACGCTGAGGTTTCCTCCAGCACAGTCTTTTCAAAGCCAGACatggatttgaaaattgtaCAGATTGACTTTGACCAAGCTGATGGGCAGTGTGCACCAATAGAACCTGTGAATTACACAACGGAGGAAAGATTTGATTGCCCTGATTGTTACCGTTGGTTCACTAGTGCTTCATCACTACGCGTTCACAGAATGTGGCACAGCATTCGTAAGAGAAGACAACAGGCTCAAGGTCAGTCAGTGGCAGCTCACACATGCGACACCTGTGGCCACCAAGCCAGCAGCTTTGCAGCACACTGCAGTCACATACAACAACACAtgaatcaaaacacaaataatgatGTAATGTATCAAACAGAGGGATCAGAAAAGAGAAATCTGACATGTAATGAGTGTGGTAAATGCTTCTCACGGTTGTCTGCTCTAGTCTCTCATCAATTGCATCATCCTAAGAAAAAACAATTCCAGTGTCCTGATTGCATGATGTCTTATTCCTATGCTGCTAGCTTATTCAACCatatgaaaaactgttctgcaCTAAAGAAAGAGAATATTTCCACCAGTAAGAAAGAATATAATCCAAAGAAAACCCTTCTAGGCCCAAAGATTTACCATTGTGAACAGTGCAGGAAAGGTTTTTGGTCTCTGGGAGCTTACTCCCATCACAAGCAAAATCCAATTCAGTGTGTAGATTTAATGCTAAGAAAAGGTGTTTCAGGTTCTTTGCACTCTGTTAACGGACACTCTCGCTCCAGTATTAAGGTCGCCTGTCCGGTGTGCGGCAGAAAATTTCGTCACAAAGGCATTATGACTTTACACATGCGAAAACACGAAAATGGAAACCACAAATGTGAACTTTGCAACAGGTCGTTCCGTCTTTTTTCCAGCCTCCTCAGACACCAGGTAGTACACAGCGAACAGCTACCACCGCCTATTAAGTCTTTCCAGCATCAGGTGGAGCAGCTAAAAAAGAACACATACAGCTGCCCTGACTGTGGGAAGCTGTTTTCACGGGCCAAAGCGCTTCAGTTTCACATGAAGAGCCACGGCTATGAGACCGCTCACTCGCCATCGTCACCCAGATCCTCTGTCGCTCTGGAGGATCTTCAGTGTGCAACATGCCTCGCACATTTTAACAACAAGGCCTCTTTGAAGGCCCATAAAaaactttgcattaaaaaagaaagtcaagtTGTTGACTGTATGGTTGAGCCCTCCGAAAATGATAACCTAAAAAACAAGAGCTGTATGGGGGATAGCACACAGCAAACATCTAAGAAAATAACTGTCAAGTATGAACTGAAAAGTGAGGAGCAAAATCTAGGAAATGAGACTAGTAACATGGTAAACTTGAGAACAAATCTGAAGTACAAATGCAAAAAGTGTGACAGAAGCTTTTCAGTCATTGGAGCTTTAAATTTGCATAAAAGAATTCATGTAGAAGGTCGCAAACCTGGAGTAAAACCCAAATTAGCCATGTCTGTGATAAAGAAATTTAAACAGGAAGACTGCAGTAAAGGACTTTTTCACTGCTCAGACTGTGGGAGGAGGTTTATGTCAAACTCAGCCCTTGGCTCCCACAAAAGATGGCACAGAGAAAAGAAACTTTCAAGGTCCTCGCTTAAAGATGACGATCTCAAACCCACCAGCCACAAGACAGAAGGAGGACCTTTTCAGTGCAACAGATGTGGCAAACAGTTCTTCAACCATTGTGTTCTTCAGCGCCACCAGATGTTTAATCCTCAGTGTCAAACTAAAACCGAACCAGAGCTGGATGCACACACAAGAGCAATAAATCCTGAACTGTCATGtccaaaatgtaaacaaacatttgtgcaGCATTCACTTCTTGCTGCTCACCTTGAAAATGTGCACAGTAAAACTTTGGGGGCTGCACATCTTCAAGAGGACAGGCTAAGCTTAGAAGACCATGTCCCAGGACAGGTTGATGTGAACTTTCTGAAAAGTGAGTCTGCGCCATTGACTGAAAAGCACAAAGTTCACCAGTGTCCCTTCTGCTCAATGACTTTCGCTAAAGCAAGAGGTCTGCGTGCTCACAAGTGGCAGGTTCACTCAAAGAGCACACGTGGTAAAAACAAGATTATTCTGGGTATAAAGAAGCCCGTTGCCCCAAGTAGTGAGGTCAGTAAAACAGAAGAGGCGTCTGTTACAGAGAACACTGTATCAGCAGTGGAAAGTATCTCTGTCGGCGAGGGAGAGAAGAAAATCAGATTGGACCCCTCGCCTGTGAAATTAAACATCAGCAGTGGGGAGCATAGCAGTCCTACAGGCGCCAGCTTAGAACAGAAGAAAGTGTGCTCAGAGGTAAAACCTGCACCTAAACAGCCGATCCAGACTCCTGACTCTATGCCAGACACTTCTCCATCTCCTGCACGTTTGTCCGAGCATACAGCCAAATGCCTCTACAAGTGTGATAAATGTGGGAAAGCTTTCCAAACCAAGGAACAACTAGGTAACCATAAGACCAAGGCAAAGAGCCGGCCTTACTGTTGCGCCCTGTGCTGCCATGGCTTTTGGACTGAGAATCAGCTGCAGCAACACCTTGCCTGGCACGACGAAGTCCGCTGTCGCCTCCCGAGTGAGGTCCGCTTCAGGCTCAGCACAACTTTGAGCTCCAAACCTCTGAAACCAATCATGCCCTCTGCTGACACTAAAGGGAAGTCCTTTCCTTCATCTTCAATGAACCCAGACAGCCTGTCGCATAACAGCCACAAGTGCCAGCACTGTGGCAAAGCCTTTCTTTCACCGTCTGCGTTACAGAAACACCAAACCCAGCATGGTAACAACGACTCGTATTGCTGCTCTATTTGCCCCCGGACCTTCAGTGAGATACAGGACCTTATTGACCATCACCAGGAATGTATCGGTGGTTACAGAAGGCAGAGTGATGCCCCCGCTGCGGTCTCATCTGGAGATACCAATGGCCTTACCTGCCATGAATGTGGAGCTACTTTTAGCCTAGAAACTGATTTTCACCAGCACTACACTGAACATGCCCGTAAGGGGTGTTAA